A window from candidate division Zixibacteria bacterium HGW-Zixibacteria-1 encodes these proteins:
- a CDS encoding cysteine synthase encodes MNICNNILQAIGNTSMVQLRKVVPPGCGKIFVKLEWENPTGSMKDRTAQAMISRAEEDGRLNPGDTIVEYTGGSTGISLALVCVAKGYHLHIVTSNAFSQEKLKHMSALGAELTLVPSEGGLTTKKLILDMIEAAREISKKPHTFWSDQLNNHDSIAGYYPLGEEIWNQTGGKLDAFVQCVGTAASARGVASVLKRHNPKIKIIIVEPAESAVLSGGQAGPHKIEGVGIGYTPPLWEPDLADEIIPVGTDDAKAMARRLACEEGLFAGTSSGANVIAAIRVAEQLGPEARIATLMVDSGLKYLSTDVFRK; translated from the coding sequence ATGAATATCTGTAACAATATTCTGCAGGCTATTGGGAATACTTCGATGGTGCAGCTTCGCAAGGTTGTGCCACCCGGCTGCGGGAAAATATTCGTGAAACTCGAATGGGAAAATCCAACCGGTTCGATGAAAGACCGCACGGCACAGGCCATGATTTCGCGGGCCGAAGAAGACGGCCGGTTGAATCCGGGGGATACGATCGTCGAATACACCGGCGGCAGCACCGGTATATCGCTTGCATTGGTCTGTGTTGCCAAGGGGTACCATCTTCATATCGTGACATCCAATGCCTTCAGTCAGGAAAAGCTGAAACATATGTCCGCTCTCGGCGCGGAGCTGACACTGGTGCCGAGTGAAGGAGGGTTGACCACCAAAAAACTGATTCTGGATATGATCGAGGCCGCCCGGGAAATCAGCAAAAAACCGCATACTTTCTGGAGCGATCAGCTCAATAATCATGACAGCATTGCCGGGTACTATCCCCTGGGTGAGGAAATCTGGAACCAGACAGGTGGAAAACTTGATGCCTTCGTTCAATGTGTCGGCACGGCGGCTTCGGCGCGAGGTGTGGCCAGTGTGCTGAAGCGCCACAATCCGAAGATTAAAATAATAATTGTCGAGCCGGCGGAATCAGCGGTGTTGTCGGGCGGCCAGGCGGGACCACACAAAATCGAAGGAGTCGGGATCGGTTATACTCCGCCATTGTGGGAACCGGATCTGGCGGATGAAATTATTCCGGTCGGTACCGATGACGCCAAGGCCATGGCCCGGCGCCTTGCCTGTGAGGAGGGCCTGTTTGCGGGGACATCTTCGGGAGCCAATGTAATCGCGGCCATACGAGTGGCGGAGCAACTAGGTCCGGAGGCGCGCATAGCCACTTTGATGGTGGATTCCGGTTTGAAGTACCTTAGCACGGATGTTTTCAGAAAATAG
- a CDS encoding chloramphenicol phosphotransferase, with the protein MNPGKIIFINGVSSSGKSRLAKELQKRLKEDFLHLQLDAFIEMLPRTDDMDMFMRMVSGMNRSIGVMAEEGNNLIVDHVLVDKSWMDQCLEILGGRYVLFVGLHCPLEELERRERKRDSRRQGFAKAQIENIHLGKLYDIELDTHALTVEQCADQVLDFYATGHSSAFDRMRAAAGLSNK; encoded by the coding sequence ATGAATCCGGGGAAAATTATATTCATCAACGGGGTTTCCAGCTCGGGGAAATCCCGTCTGGCCAAAGAATTGCAGAAGCGTTTGAAGGAGGATTTCCTCCATTTGCAACTTGATGCCTTTATCGAAATGCTGCCACGAACTGACGATATGGACATGTTCATGCGGATGGTGAGCGGCATGAACCGATCTATTGGGGTGATGGCTGAGGAGGGCAATAATCTGATCGTTGACCATGTTCTGGTTGATAAGAGCTGGATGGATCAATGCCTGGAAATTTTGGGCGGGCGCTATGTTCTGTTCGTCGGTTTGCATTGCCCGCTGGAAGAACTCGAGCGAAGAGAGCGTAAACGTGACAGCCGGCGCCAGGGTTTTGCAAAAGCACAAATCGAAAATATACATCTGGGAAAGCTTTACGATATTGAGTTGGACACACATGCCCTGACTGTTGAGCAATGTGCGGATCAGGTTCTGGACTTTTACGCCACCGGGCACTCTTCCGCATTCGATAGGATGCGGGCCGCCGCAGGCTTGTCCAACAAATAG